A DNA window from Ficedula albicollis isolate OC2 chromosome 1, FicAlb1.5, whole genome shotgun sequence contains the following coding sequences:
- the ZYX gene encoding zyxin isoform X1: protein MASPGAPGTRMTSTVSINISTPSFYNPQKKFAPVVAPKPKVNPFKAGGASESSLPPPPGPSAQRAQIGKVGEIPLPPTSLLAEDLPLPPPPPPGEDASFSSNCAFPPPPPPFEEPFPPAPEEAFPSPPSPPPPPPPMFDEAPVSKVPAPQVRGKMSSVDLEIDSLSVMLDDMEKNDPFKSRITPGSTSSLEKPLAPKAPVEIPVPPAPKDAPHSFPSKFAPKPSGSSSFKPSGVDLNPTPTPWAAPQQRKEPQAPVPPPPSLPSVQPMPKFTPSPVSGSPKSVSKSDDNVPMAPSNSTRYPTSLQTQFTAPSPSGPSSRPQPPNFTYAQQRERPQVQEKPRPTEQPAAAKDTHRPTGNSADPPRGNSCLTMKEVEELEKLTQKLMKDMEHPPPAEAATSELCGFCRKPLSRTQPAVRALDRLFHVECFTCFKCEKQLQGQQFYNVDEKPFCEDCYASTLEKCSVCKQTITDRMLKATGNSYHPQCFTCVMCHTPLEGTSFIVDQSNQPHCVDDYHRKYAPRCSVCSEPIMPEPGKDETVRVVALEKNFHMKCYKCEDCGKPLSIEADENGCFPLDGHVLCIKCHTVRAKTAR, encoded by the exons ATGGCCTCCCCAGGTGCCCCAGGGACCCGCATGACGTCCACAGTCAGCATCAACATTTCTACTCCTTCCTTCTACAACCCACAGAAGAAGTTTGCGCCTGTGGTTGCCCCTAAGCCCAAGGTGAACCCCTTCAAGGCTGGGGGTGCATCAGAGTCGTCGCTGCCCCCACCACCTGGTCCTAGTGCCCAGCGTGCTCAGATAGGGAAGGTGGGGGAGATTCCATTGCCACCCACGTCCCTGCTGGCAGAAG ACCTGCcgctgccacctcctcctccacccGGGGAGGATGCAAGCTTCTCTTCAAACTGTGCATTTCCACCACCTCCACCACCCTTTGAGGAACCTTTTCCACCAGCCCCAGaagaagcttttccttctcctccttctccgccacctcctcctcctccaatGTTCGATGAAGCACCTGTGAGCAAGGTTCCTGCCCCACAG GTACGTGGCAAGATGAGCAGCGTTGATCTTGAGATTGACTCACTGTCTGTAATGTTGGATGACATGGAGAAGAATGACCCCTTCAAATCCCGG ATAACTCCAGGATCCACAAGTTCTCTGGAGAAACCATTGGCTCCAAAAGCCCCTGTGGAAATACCAGTACCACCTGCACCCAAAGATGCTCCTCATTCCTTTCCTTCCAAGTTCGCACCAAAGCCAAGTGGAAGCTCATCTTTCAAGCCCTCTGGGGTGGATTTGAACCCCACCCCAACCCCATGGGCAGCCCCACAGCAACGCAAGGAGCCCCAGGCACCAGTTCCTCcacctccctctctcccttctgtTCAACCTATGCCTAAATTCACCCCATCTCCTGTTTCTGGCTCTCCTAAGTCTGTGTCCAAATCGGATGACAATGTTCCAATGGCTCCCTCAAATTCTACAAGATACCCTACATCCCTTCAGACTCAGTTCACAGCCCCTTCACCTTCAGGTCCCTCCTCTAGACCACAGCCCCCCAATTTCACCTATgcccagcagagggaaagaCCCCAAGTGCAGGAGAAGCCACGGCCAACAGAACAACCTGCTGCTGCAAAAGACACG caTAGACCCACAGGTAACAGCGCAGATCCACCTCGGGGGAATTCCTGTCTGACAATGAAGGAGGTAGAAGAGCTGGAGAAGTTGACCCAGAAACTAATGAAGGACATGGAGCATCCAcccccagcagaggctgcaaCTTCTG AGCTCTGCGGCTTCTGCCGGAAGCCCCTGTCACGAACCCAGCCAGCTGTGAGAGCCCTGGACCGCCTCTTCCACGTGGAGTGCTTCACCTGCTTCAAGtgtgagaagcagctgcaggggcagcagttCTACAATGTGGATGAGAAGCCCTTTTGTGAGGACTGCTATGCT AGCACCTTGGAAAAGTGCAGTGTCTGCAAGCAGACCATCACAGACCGGATGCTGAAGGCCACTGGTAACTCATACCATCCCCAGTGCTTCACCTGTGTGATGTGCCATACCCCCCTGGAGGGGACCTCTTTTATTGTGGACCAGTCCAACCAGCCTCACTGTGTGGATGACTACCACAG GAAGTATGCTCCACGCTGCTCAGTCTGTAGTGAACCTATCATGCCAGAGCCTGGAAAGGATGAGACGGTGCGTGTTGTTGCACTGGAGAAAAATTTCCACATGAAATGTTACAAGTGTGAG gaCTGTGGGAAGCCCTTGTCCATTGAAGCAGATGAGAATGGGTGCTTTCCTCTGGATGGGCACGTGCTGTGTATCAAGTGTCACACCGTCCGTGCAAAAACAGCGCGCTGA
- the ZYX gene encoding zyxin isoform X2: MASPGAPGTRMTSTVSINISTPSFYNPQKKFAPVVAPKPKVNPFKAGGASESSLPPPPGPSAQRAQIGKVGEIPLPPTSLLAEDLPLPPPPPPGEDASFSSNCAFPPPPPPFEEPFPPAPEEAFPSPPSPPPPPPPMFDEAPVSKVPAPQITPGSTSSLEKPLAPKAPVEIPVPPAPKDAPHSFPSKFAPKPSGSSSFKPSGVDLNPTPTPWAAPQQRKEPQAPVPPPPSLPSVQPMPKFTPSPVSGSPKSVSKSDDNVPMAPSNSTRYPTSLQTQFTAPSPSGPSSRPQPPNFTYAQQRERPQVQEKPRPTEQPAAAKDTHRPTGNSADPPRGNSCLTMKEVEELEKLTQKLMKDMEHPPPAEAATSELCGFCRKPLSRTQPAVRALDRLFHVECFTCFKCEKQLQGQQFYNVDEKPFCEDCYASTLEKCSVCKQTITDRMLKATGNSYHPQCFTCVMCHTPLEGTSFIVDQSNQPHCVDDYHRKYAPRCSVCSEPIMPEPGKDETVRVVALEKNFHMKCYKCEDCGKPLSIEADENGCFPLDGHVLCIKCHTVRAKTAR; encoded by the exons ATGGCCTCCCCAGGTGCCCCAGGGACCCGCATGACGTCCACAGTCAGCATCAACATTTCTACTCCTTCCTTCTACAACCCACAGAAGAAGTTTGCGCCTGTGGTTGCCCCTAAGCCCAAGGTGAACCCCTTCAAGGCTGGGGGTGCATCAGAGTCGTCGCTGCCCCCACCACCTGGTCCTAGTGCCCAGCGTGCTCAGATAGGGAAGGTGGGGGAGATTCCATTGCCACCCACGTCCCTGCTGGCAGAAG ACCTGCcgctgccacctcctcctccacccGGGGAGGATGCAAGCTTCTCTTCAAACTGTGCATTTCCACCACCTCCACCACCCTTTGAGGAACCTTTTCCACCAGCCCCAGaagaagcttttccttctcctccttctccgccacctcctcctcctccaatGTTCGATGAAGCACCTGTGAGCAAGGTTCCTGCCCCACAG ATAACTCCAGGATCCACAAGTTCTCTGGAGAAACCATTGGCTCCAAAAGCCCCTGTGGAAATACCAGTACCACCTGCACCCAAAGATGCTCCTCATTCCTTTCCTTCCAAGTTCGCACCAAAGCCAAGTGGAAGCTCATCTTTCAAGCCCTCTGGGGTGGATTTGAACCCCACCCCAACCCCATGGGCAGCCCCACAGCAACGCAAGGAGCCCCAGGCACCAGTTCCTCcacctccctctctcccttctgtTCAACCTATGCCTAAATTCACCCCATCTCCTGTTTCTGGCTCTCCTAAGTCTGTGTCCAAATCGGATGACAATGTTCCAATGGCTCCCTCAAATTCTACAAGATACCCTACATCCCTTCAGACTCAGTTCACAGCCCCTTCACCTTCAGGTCCCTCCTCTAGACCACAGCCCCCCAATTTCACCTATgcccagcagagggaaagaCCCCAAGTGCAGGAGAAGCCACGGCCAACAGAACAACCTGCTGCTGCAAAAGACACG caTAGACCCACAGGTAACAGCGCAGATCCACCTCGGGGGAATTCCTGTCTGACAATGAAGGAGGTAGAAGAGCTGGAGAAGTTGACCCAGAAACTAATGAAGGACATGGAGCATCCAcccccagcagaggctgcaaCTTCTG AGCTCTGCGGCTTCTGCCGGAAGCCCCTGTCACGAACCCAGCCAGCTGTGAGAGCCCTGGACCGCCTCTTCCACGTGGAGTGCTTCACCTGCTTCAAGtgtgagaagcagctgcaggggcagcagttCTACAATGTGGATGAGAAGCCCTTTTGTGAGGACTGCTATGCT AGCACCTTGGAAAAGTGCAGTGTCTGCAAGCAGACCATCACAGACCGGATGCTGAAGGCCACTGGTAACTCATACCATCCCCAGTGCTTCACCTGTGTGATGTGCCATACCCCCCTGGAGGGGACCTCTTTTATTGTGGACCAGTCCAACCAGCCTCACTGTGTGGATGACTACCACAG GAAGTATGCTCCACGCTGCTCAGTCTGTAGTGAACCTATCATGCCAGAGCCTGGAAAGGATGAGACGGTGCGTGTTGTTGCACTGGAGAAAAATTTCCACATGAAATGTTACAAGTGTGAG gaCTGTGGGAAGCCCTTGTCCATTGAAGCAGATGAGAATGGGTGCTTTCCTCTGGATGGGCACGTGCTGTGTATCAAGTGTCACACCGTCCGTGCAAAAACAGCGCGCTGA